The genomic region TTGTAAGCATGATGAGTATGTATGTACGTAGATCTTAGCAAACATGTTTTATTCGCTTGTTTCCGGTTTCTACAAGTTTTAGTTATGGTGTTCTTTATTTGATCTTGGGACGATAGGCCTGTAAGAAGTTGAATCGGATAGAGCTCTCGGACTGTGAAATATATGCATCCTGTGAGCCATGCCCAATGTGCTTTGGTGCTATCCATCTTTCAAGACTTAAGGTCCAATTTTCAAACCCCTTAACTTCGTTGAAACAATAACCAGATCATACTGTTTTACGGTTTCCACAATCTGTCTTTGCTCTTTCGGAACAGAGGTTGGTTTACGGAGCTAAAGCCGAAGCTGCCATAGCAATTGGTTTCGATGCTTTCATTGCGGACGCGTTGAGGGGCACTGCATTTTACCAGAAGGCTCACATGGAGATCAAGAAAGCTGACGGGAACAGCGCGGTCATTGCCGAACAGGTATTTGAGAAAACAAAGTCGAAATTTCACATGTATTGATTTCACGATTGCTCCCTTCTTGGTGAAACATccaaaacaattgattgaaGTCTCAATTCTCCTTGTTATTATTACACGACGTTTCACAAATTCACGAAGGGAAAGAAGTGGATTTTCATTCAACATTCAATTGTTTCGTATCAGAAAGTGCAGCCTTCGCTGTGACTCCGACAAAATTCTCCGACTTCAGCTTCCTCCGGCTCAGAAATCCTAATCTGGTTCTGGTAGACGTACTAATCTCCCAACAGAAACGACCAGACGACGGAAACAAAACCCTAGTTTCCTCATCACGGCCGCAAACTCGGGGTTGCAAAGCTTGAACTTCCCTCGGCTGAATCTCCGAAATACAAAGCCAACTAGAGTAGAGTCTCTCGAAGGCATTGGCAGTGGTAAAACAACCAACAAAGAAATCCAAAGTACACAGTACACAACATTGTTTCTATGGCACCCCAGCCTCCACCTCTCGCGATATTGTCCACTCTGGGCCCAGCCTCCACCTCTCGCGATATTGTCCACTCTGGGCCCAAgggccctcacggttttgttcttgtgggcTTACGTGTCTGCAGTTTCGAcccacaaaaggcctcgcgaGAGTTAGAGCTGAGCATACACATATAAGGCCCAGGCTCAACCCTCACCTCGCCGATGTGGGAcgtaacaatccaccccccttagggagcccgacgccctcgtcggcacaccaaaCGAGCGTGAgtccggctctgataccaaattatggCACCCCAGCCTCCACCTCTCGCGATATTGTCTGCTCTGGGCCCAAgggtcctcacggttttgttcttgtgggcTTACGTGTCTGCAGTTTCGAcccacaaaaggcctcgcgaGAGTTAGAGCTGAGCATACACATATAAGGCCCAGGCTCAACCCTCACCTCGCCGATGTGGGACGTAACAGTTTCGATCACAAAATCGAAACCAAGATCGGCATAGATACACACGGCCAACTCCTTGCTACGAACCAAAATCGAAACCAGCACATGTCTACGAACAACTCCTTGcttaacaaacacaaacacaagtATATGTATACGACTCTGCATCTGCATAGTACTAATAGTCGAATACACCGATCTTGCAAATCATGAGCAAAGAGGTTCAGGTCATTGAAACATAAAGAGATTTCTGAAACATGAAACGCCGATCTTTCTCTACCGGTCATGGAAACTACGAGAGAGCTGCCCTCTGGTAAATGACATCTTCAAATTTCGAACATGACTACAATCCAGAGCGATACATAAAGATGCTAACTTGATCAATTTATGTCGACGAACATCTCATGTACAAGAACATATGGGAAGGAAAAGAACACTACCTCGTATACACATGTCTAAGGAGTATGAACAAAACTATCAAACAACTAGACAATGATCGGAAAATCATTATTCGAAAACTGTTCTACGAAACCAACAAAGAcggaaaaatttgtaaaatgcGAACACCTGCTGCACCATTGATCAGAGAGACGGAGCAAATTTATATgaacaaaaaattcaagattCGTGAAGAGTCCCCAAACTTACCATCAATGTCTTCCTTCAATCGACTGGTCACCCGCCATTGGACCGCAACTCGTCCAATGCCACTTTGATCTGATTCTGAACCAAGTCCAGCCGCTTCGAGTACACCTCCAGCTCCAAAATCTGCTGCTTCCTCCACTTGTCATCCTCCACTTCTCCGCCCCCGAAATTCAAGTTCATCGGAGGCCCACCGAAGCTCAAGGGAATCGGATTGAATGCCAAACCTCCGAAGCCTCTGGACTGCCCGCCGCCCATTGCATTACTCAGCAACTCCTTGAACAATGGAGACAAACAACTCTTCACCGTCTCCTCAATCAACCCTTGAACATTGCAATTGCTACAATTGTTACCACCACCAGCACCACCATTGTTACTAATATTAATGCTGTTGTTGTTATCTTTAATTACAGGCGACGGCTCAACGAAACCGCCACGTAGCGGCGGAGGCGGCCGTTTCTCGTCGGACCTTGGTTGTATTCGCGAGCGCTTGCGCGATCTCGGCGTGGACTTCTTATCGCCGGCGAAACCGGCAGCCTCCTCGGCCTTGATCTCATAACTGCTGAAGTTAGGATTGCTAGGGGGATCTTCGTCGTCGAGGGCGTTCTCGTCGGCGCCAATTCGGCCGATATTGCTCCAGATCTTGCGGGAGATCTCGAAAGTCGCCTGATCGTGAGGGCTCTTGAAGCTGACGTCTTTGCCGCTCGCGATTTTGCTGAGGACGTTCCGGTACTTCTTCTTCAGCCGCCGGAGCTTCTCGACGAGCTGGCTCTTGTTGAAGTCGAGCTGGAGCTTGGACTTGATCTGGTCGTAGAACAAAGCGGTGTCGTTTTGGCCATGCGAGCCTCTGCTGCCTCGCTGCGTCGTGTAGTCGAGGAAGCCCTGTAACAGCTCGATCTCGTCCTCGTCGGTCCACAGCCTCTGGAAGAGTCTCCGAGAATCGTCCAGCGCCGCCGGTTTTTTCTCCTCCGGCTGGGACGACAGCGCAGGGTGCCGTTTGGGATCGGATGACAAGACGGCGTCATTTGCGATTACGGTGGTTGGAGCAGACGTGAGGGTCAGAGGCACGGTGGGGGGGGCCCGAGCGGGAAGGGCGACAGTGACGGTAGGAGTGGCGGTGGCGATGGCGACGGGGATAGAATCCGTGGCACCGGCGGATGACGTGGAAGGGGAGGCGGAGTTGATGACATCGTCGTTTAGAACATCGTCGTCGTCTTCGACGTCATCTTCTTCCTCGTCTTCGTCGACGacgtcgtcttcttcttcgtcgtcctgggaggaggaggagaggtcGCCTTCGGGGAGAACGACGTCGTCCTGATCGGGGGCCAT from Pyrus communis chromosome 9, drPyrComm1.1, whole genome shotgun sequence harbors:
- the LOC137746071 gene encoding guanosine deaminase-like isoform X2, coding for MAEANTVEAQDGTLSVASAFAAHQEVEQDRDHKFLTEAVGEAYKGVDCGDGRPFGAVIVRDDEIVVSCHNMVLKHTDPTAHAEVTAIREACKKLNRIELSDCEIYASCEPCPMCFGAIHLSRLKRLVYGAKAEAAIAIGFDAFIADALRGTAFYQKAHMEIKKADGNSAVIAEQVFEKTKSKFHMY
- the LOC137745201 gene encoding probable transcription factor At3g04930, translated to MAPDQDDVVLPEGDLSSSSQDDEEEDDVVDEDEEEDDVEDDDDVLNDDVINSASPSTSSAGATDSIPVAIATATPTVTVALPARAPPTVPLTLTSAPTTVIANDAVLSSDPKRHPALSSQPEEKKPAALDDSRRLFQRLWTDEDEIELLQGFLDYTTQRGSRGSHGQNDTALFYDQIKSKLQLDFNKSQLVEKLRRLKKKYRNVLSKIASGKDVSFKSPHDQATFEISRKIWSNIGRIGADENALDDEDPPSNPNFSSYEIKAEEAAGFAGDKKSTPRSRKRSRIQPRSDEKRPPPPLRGGFVEPSPVIKDNNNSINISNNGGAGGGNNCSNCNVQGLIEETVKSCLSPLFKELLSNAMGGGQSRGFGGLAFNPIPLSFGGPPMNLNFGGGEVEDDKWRKQQILELEVYSKRLDLVQNQIKVALDELRSNGG